One Peromyscus maniculatus bairdii isolate BWxNUB_F1_BW_parent chromosome 14, HU_Pman_BW_mat_3.1, whole genome shotgun sequence genomic window carries:
- the Prps1l1 gene encoding ribose-phosphate pyrophosphokinase 3 gives MPNIKIFSGSSHQDLSQKITERLGLELSKVVTKKFSNQETCVEIGESVRGEDVYIVQSGCGEINDSLMELLIMINACKIASASRVTAVIPCFPYARQDKKDKSRAPISAKLIANMLSIAGADHIITMDLHASQIQGFFDIPVDNLYAEPAVLKWIRENISEWRDCTIVSPDAGGAKRVTSIADHLNVDFALIHKERKKANEVDHMVLVGDVKDRVAILVDDMADTCGTICHAADKLLSAGATRVYAILTHGIFSGPAIARINGASFEAVVVTNTIPQEDKMKHCPKIQVIDISMILAEAIRRTHNGESVSYLFSHVPL, from the coding sequence ATGCCAAACATCAAAATCTTCAGCGGCAGCTCccaccaggacttatcccagaaGATCACTGAGCGCCTGGGCCTAGAGCTCAGCAAGGTGGTAACTAAGAAATTCAGCAACCAGGAGACCTGCGTGGAAATCGGTGAGAGTGTGCGCGGAGAGGATGTCTACATCGTTCAGAGCGGTTGTGGCGAAATCAATGACAGTCTAATGGAACTATTGATCATGATCAATGCTTGCAAGATCGCTTCAGCCAGCCGGGTGACTGCCGTCATCCCGTGCTTCCCTTACGCCCGTCAGGATAAAAAGGATAAGAGCCGGGCTCCCATCTCTGCGAAGCTCATAGCAAATATGCTGTCTATAGCAGGTGCAGATCACATCATCACCATGGACCTACATGCTTCTCAGATTCAGGGCTTTTTCGACATCCCGGTAGACAATTTGTATGCAGAGCCAGCTGTCCTAAAGTGGATAAGGGAGAATATCTCTGAATGGAGGGACTGCACTATAGTCTCTCCTGATGCTGGGGGCGCCAAGAGGGTCACTTCCATCGCAGACCATTTGAATGTGGATTTTGCCTTGATTCACAAAGAACGGAAGAAAGCCAATGAAGTGGACCACATGGTTCTGGTGGGCGATGTGAAGGATCGGGTGGCCATCCTTGTGGATGACATGGCTGACACTTGTGGTACAATCTGCCACGCGGCGGACAAACTTCTCTCAGCAGGAGCCACCAGGGTTTACGCCATCCTGACTCACGGGATCTTTTCTGGCCCAGCCATTGCTCGCATCAATGGTGCAAGCTTTGAAGCAGTAGTGGTCACGAATACCATACCTCAGGAGGACAAGATGAAGCACTGCCCCAAAATCCAGGTGATTGACATCTCTATGATTCTTGCAGAAGCCATCCGGAGAACTCACAATGGAGAATCTGTTTCCTACCTGTTCAGTCATGTTCCTTTGTAA